GCGATCGGTGTAAACTGTAAACCGCGAAACCTTCCAGGTGAAAGTACCAACCTATAGGtctatacgtagacgtactacgTCGTATACATCGTACATACTATATATAAACGAATACATACACattatacgtactcgtacatacctatacataaacttacatacgagtatatgcgCACCTTTCCGGTACACCGAGTGGGTATTAATTGACGAATGCGAAAGGCGCctaatttatatttatttcttCGGTTTTAAAGAAACATTTTACATAACGTGTCCACTATGTCCagccatcgtcgtcgttgtcgtgtCATCCACATCTGACTATACGAGTTGGCTACTTATTAATCCAATACGAGTGCACGGacagaaagaaagagaaagagagagagagatatacctttacctatacatGGATAGGGATACATTACATTTACACACTCGAGCTTGTGGCTATTCAATTACCTGCCTACTTATGCAGCTACTGTGCTGGTCTTGGTgcccacgacgacgacgacacttGCCTTGCTACGTGACCAATTGACCATCATGTAATGAGCCATGACCAACTGAATTTTTATACGTCTCGTATACTCAACTCACTCATGTCACAGATGATTCATAAGTCATACATAATATTGCAGTCAGACTGTGAGATGAGATTCTTTGTCTTTATAGACTTGAAACGAGAAATGCGAGTTCATCAACATTGATATTACGAATATCCTATTATAGAAATCCCGAATGGGTTCAATTTATGCGtaatacacatacgagtacacgTAAGTACGATAGACAGGTAGCCCACGTTAATTAGCCGCATGCGAAAGGAAGAAATGGAATTAAAAGGGTATGAAAACAACAACTGCGTAACGTAGTCgagtgaaaattacgaaataacgATACTGAAATCCGGttcgtttagaaaattttcaatgggaAGAATCTAACGTCAAAGAGGTAGcgaattttgagcaatttgaatttttaaaaaaaccattattaaatttaaatttagccCCTTCCACTTTCGTGAGACAagacaaatttgaattcaaaataaattcccaAAGCCAGGTGAATTTCGAAACCGGTTCAATAATGTCGGactaaatttaattgaaaattttaataacattaagttAATGCTGGGACTGGTCAACAGATCCTCTCcctgaaaaattcttcaaacattacaaaattgtacaaaaaactACAACAAGGAAAATAAGTCTACCAGCCAAAAATTtctatcgagaaaaaaattgaaagaaacatcaaaaaatacaaattttaagctccgaattttcatttttcgattttaggaaaattaattcaactcgataaaaatggccaaaaatattCTATGGAATTAGAAGAAAAAGCTCGAGTTTGGTTCACATCTTGTTTTCgaccagtaaaaaaaaagtcagtttgTGTATTTTAGCCATTCTGAACCTCtctgcatattttttaatttttcaaccacgacaaaattttattaaaaacttgGTAAAGTTCAACCTTCAATTTGccaatattttgagaaatcaaaTTCCATCTTCTTTCAACTTCTTGACTTTTAATCTcaatcaattcaaatttttattcttccCACAGACTaagttggaatttcaaaaattcgtcaaaaattatacttaaccCAAATTCTCACTTTCTTCCCATCTTTTTGAATGGTTATATTTTGAGAAACTCTCGATTTTTAGGGTCCAAGATGGGCAATACATTATGTTCAATACGCCAACTTGAAAATAgtgccaaaaattggccaatatTTTAAGCTAAAATTTGCACCTCGCCCAATCTCAATTTtgcatgttgaaattttgagagaatttttagaTCTTACTAGTTGAAAAGCAACAACAGggagagggggaagggggtaaaTCAAATCACAGTTTTACATTtcaattgaatcaaattttgacattttccaagatccaacttgaaattgttctaaaaattgatcgaaattttatgctaaaattcACAACTTCCTCCATCATGATGATATTTTAAGACTTTGAATTTATTAGTAGAATGTGGGGGAGGAGGCGGGGTCAAATTACAGCTTTTCACTTCAAGTGGATCAAAGAGAATGATGTCTTATCAGCCTCTGATTTGAACAGGagagcaatttttggaatgagTATGGTCTGAAAGGCCAATAATCGAGATTTCAGcagttcaaattgattttttgagttttgatgaattttcaaaaatccaaaattattgatattcaaacatttatgtgttttttttttagcatgttCCAAGTAAAACTGATGGAAATcaattctggagcatccagacCCAGACAGGGAGAGAATACGCCACTATTCCATTTTAAACTCCtcaaatgaatttcaacaccctttgaatgaaataaaaaaaaatcctgcagcaatcaaaaatcacgctggagactccactttttcaaatttgttcccACTGAACTGACGAGAAAAACATCACACTCCCAAATTACGAATAAACTCTTCAAACAGGTTGCGAATAAAGCATAACTtttccacgctttctggagaaattcaaacaattctgGAGATATTGAAAATCACGGTGGAAGCTCCAGGATGACTATagatggtgaaatttgaatgacTCGAGTTGGCATTGGCTTCAGAACCATATcttatcatttttactgaagAAGTAGtctatatttattttaaaaaatcaaacccaaactaaaaaaaacttttttagaaaatcctcctttttttaatttttagaaattttgtaaaaatctaaaaatcaatttcagcgcctaaaattatgtatttgggcatttcaaattatgctcttttcaaaaatcgaattccAGTTCAAATCGGAGACAGTTATTTCGAGTAAGTAATTCCTTCCTAaggactaaaaattttcaaaaattttctttatggCATGAAGACCAAATTATcaagagggtcattccacgtcaattggaccaagaagtggtaggtgggttcggcgatttttttgaaatttttcctgtggaaagaccttccgaagggatgaccaatggcgcaaatcgcagccctctagctcatttttaacggcagccagggggtgtcaaaattttcagtgaacctaaaatatcatccatttcagcagtggattgctcgataaccgcgatacctaccaaaatggaactttttctcattgttaggggttttgaaaggctttttggtgatatcataaaaatcagtgttgccactttttttcgtacaaaaaattagctcaaaaagtttcaaaacgaagttttcacatcgttccgactctcaaaaattctgaaaaaaaatatattatggacaactgttaatgctgaacaacatactaaaaaattgggatggtaacttgtagcaaagtcgatttaaaaaaatttaaactttgcgaaaaaatgcgattttttgatttaaaacatgaaataaagttttgattggtgaagttgacccatttgacccctattttcacgtatctgttgaaaaagttgaaaaaaaccctttcactcaataaaatgaactcatcacaaaaaaatcaaaatttgaaaaaattcaattttcaatttcaaacatcaaaaaaagcttaaatttattcagttgtcttattttgaccactttctgacgtatttcatgaaaaagttgataaaaatctcactcacagcaaaaaaaatgaaatttgcttttttttgaatttttttgaattttgatttttttgtgatgagttaatttcaccgagtgaaggggttttttcaactttctcaacagatacgtaaaaatagggatcaaatgggttAACTttaccagtcaaaactttttttcatgttttaaatcaaaaaatcgcattttttcgcaaagtttaaatttttttaaatcgactttgcaacaagttaccatcctaattttttatcatgttgttcagcatgaacagttgtctataatatatttttttcagaatttttgagagtcggaacgatgtgaaaattacgttttgaaactttttgagctaattttttgtactacgaaaaaaagtggcaacactgattttaatgatatcaccaaaaagcctttcaaaacctctaactatggggaaaagttccatttttgtaggtgtcgcggttatcgagcaatccactgctgaaatggatgatattttaggttcactgaaaactttgacaccccctggctgccgttaaaaatgagctagagggctgcgatttgcgccattgaacatcccttcgaaaggtctttctacaggaaaaatttcaaaaaaatctccgaacccacctaccacttcttggtccaattgacgtggaatgacccaatagcttattttaaatgttcaaaaattccaaaaaatttgaaaaatgaaattcaactttttaaatattgcATGTTGATGAATTCTGAGATaattatttgtcatttttctcttTCCACTTCAAATTTGCTACTCTTTGAAATAGAGTAGGATGACATTTTGTCCCTCAAATTCTTCAACAAAATCTAAATCACATCCATTCAAATTCGTCATTagatattttcaattgaatttcaaaaaattcaagcagTAAAATCTTTGTTTTTTCACTCGAAATAGAACAAGCTAcctgataaatttcaaaatttttctcgtacCTACCCTACCTATAATCTGAAAAAAGGTTGATCAACAATAAACGTACCTAATGCCTTCAatggaggaaatttttcaaaaaaattaagcttCGTTCCTCAAAATTCATGCACTTACCAAAAGatataaaattgagaaaaaaatcccaaatttgaaaaaaaacgaaaccttaatttcaaaaatccactcgaAATCGCATCCACACCCTTCTAGCCGAATtttctactcaatttttccccaaatttttcaGCCAACTGTACCACAACTTTCGTAAATCTAGACCAATTGCACAAAATAGACGAGATAAATCCATACACAAAATTATACTAGatacaggtacaggtacaggtactTACCAAACTTACGGACGACATCATTCGGCACATGCTGCACAGCCAACTTAAATCGAACGAATAAAAAGCGCACGCGACAAACCTATTATCTAGGCGCTCTCGGAAAACGTCGATCCGACCagcgaaagaaaaagaaagaaagaaaaaagtacaaCAAACACTAAAACCGGTAGCGATTCTTCGCGAACTACTTGACTGTGGTATGATTTCTCGCGGCCTCGTTGAGTTCACTTCATGCGTAATCGCCAACAATGCAGTTCGGGCGTCTTAATGTATGTTACTCTATATTAAATTATATACCATCTACGCCAAGGTAATCGGCATACCTTCGTACTTTGCCGGCTGGCCCGATCTTTTTACATAACACGTGCGTCGGTCGAGTTACCAATTTTAATGCATATACactgtacgtagacgtacacacACAGTCACACACGTACGTATGTGTATACGTAAAATATCACCCACCACCACCATCTTTTACCACTGCCTGCCGTGCCATTTGCAGGGTAATTAATAAACACCTCGAGTGTTATATGGTAAAGTACGTTCATTTTCCTATTAAtatttgtacatacatatatctcGATCGTTATGCCAGGTAGCACATTAACACTATAAACAACAGGTAATTTCATTCTTTCTACAACAGGTGTCCATATAGCCCTTcggaaaagtaaaatttccGCCTTGTCTATcgttaatttaccaaaatattacAACTAATCGTCGAGTATTTTACCCAAGTGACTCAGGGCGGCAaatcaacgaataaaaaaaatgcagaccTTCGTTCGTCGAAATAAATAAGCAGGTATAAGTATTAAATTTATGCAAATAACTTCATCGCATCACAGTCCACACCTCTTCGATCGCAGGAATACACTCTTACATATTTCCTGTTCAAAGATTCACGAAGAGGAAATCGAAACGAATCGAAAATCAGAAATCTTCCTTCTCAACTTCATCAACCTGATTCTAGAGCAAAcataaaaataactgaaaacaaagtcacatttgaagagtgatattccaaaactcgctttgtccatttttatcaaagttgggttttcagtggtaactggtagatgaagtattaactcacattcctacatcatcaacctaccaaaatgaggtgttaaactcacctaaatagccaattcactaaaaatttaaaaaaaaataatcttccaaaacgcgctttgtccacttttattgaaatttttttcagcagtatttagaggatgaaatgtatacctacactcctacatcataaatccatccaaataaagtgctaaactcgcctaaaaagccaatttacccgtttaaagggaatctgtttttcctctctcctgaaaagttgtgaaaatggacaaagcgagttttggaatatcactcttcatttgaaaaaattatccaaaaatattggaaaatcaGTACGATGCTTCgtttcgcgaacgattctctaagaaacgacgaatcattcgagaacgactgaatcacttgaaaatcaaatcaaataatacacgacaaaacgaaacaaaacgTTCTCAATTTgccaataaaaattataaacgattcgttcgcgaacgattttgctcgaaaaagaaaaatcgttcgtgaacgaatgaatcattaaaatattaaatcagGTGTAAAAACATAACGAAAATTCACTAATGAAATCCAATCATTGGAATGGAAAATGgacttgattcgttcgcgaacgattcgtttatAGTCGACAAATCATTCAATAACGACTTCATTATCAAATCCAGTTCTAAAAAATGACGTGGAAAAATTGTGTCTCATTCAAATCAATCCATATCAAATAAGGATCGTCGTAggtgattcgttcgtgaatgattcactcacagacgaaaaaaaatcgtttattaataaaaatgaatcattaacTGACATTACAAATCTATCCAAAAAATGGGAATGATTCGTccgtgaacgattcgttcagaaagttcgaatcatttgagaacgatTCACGTACTcggaaatcaaatcagataataCACGAAAAGGTCGAAGGAAACATCCTCCTATCTTATATCtgtcaataaaaattgcaaacaattcgttcacgaacgattctgctcaaaaattataagtgaatcgttcgcgagtgattcgctcgaacaaaaaaaaagtcgttcgcgaacgattcgttcgaataagaaaagtcgttcgcgaatgaatacATCAATGAAGAATTAAATTTGGTATAAATGACACGATAGAAAAGACAGTTTTAATGACATTATTATGAGCTGgactaaattcgttcgcgaacgattttctcaaaattgacaaaccattcgagaacgactgaatcacttggaactCACATCAGATGATAGAGGACAAGCTCAAAAattataagtgaatcgttcgcgagtgatttgctcgaacaaaaaaaagtcgttcgcgaacgattcgttcgaataagaaaagtcgttcgcgaatgaatgaatcaatgAAGAATCAAATTTGGTATAAATGACACGACAAAAAAAAGACAGTTTTAATGACATTATTATAAGCTGgactgaattcgttcgcgaacgatttgctcaaaattgtcaaaccattcgagaacgactgaatcacttggaactCACATCAGATGATAGAGGACAAGCTCAAAAattataagtgaatcgttcgcgagtgatttgctcgaacaaaaaaaagtcgttcgcgaacgattcgttcgaatAAGAAAagttgttcgcgaatgaatgaatcaatgaagaatcaaatttggtataaatgacacgataaaaaaaagacaattttaaTGACATTATTATCAGCTGgactaaattcgttcgcgaacgattcgctcaaaatcgacgaatcattcgagaacgactgaatcacttgaaactCACATCAGAATGATGATAAGAGGACAACCCTAAACGAAATATGTATCACCAATCAGTTCACAGAAATAATGAAttattcgttcgcaaatgattcgctCGGGCAAGAGgagtcattcgcgaatgaatgaatcattgaaaaatcatacttgataaaaatgaaacgatAAACGTAGACAGTTTTAATgacattattaaaaattggattcgattcgttcgcgaacgaatggctCAGAATcgacaaatcattcgagaacgactgaatcacttggaactCACACATCAGATGATTAAGGACTAGTTAAACGAAACATCCTCAATctgtcaataaaaatgataaatgaatCGATCGCGAGTGATTCGCACAAACAAGGaaagtcgttcacgaacgattcactcgaacaagaaaagtcgttcgcgaacgaatgaatcaatgAGAAATCAAAATTGGTATAAGTAAATCACACTGCAAAAATATACCCTTTTAATcacatcattaaaaattgaactcaattcgttcgcgaacgatgtgCTCAAAAtcgacgaatcattcgagaacgactgaatcacttgaaactCACATCAGAATGATACTAGAGGACAACCCTAAACGAAATATGTATCACCAATCTGTTTATAGAAATTAAATTACGATGAATAATTctttcgcaaatgattcgctCGGACAAGAGAAGTCGCtcgcgaatgaatgaatcaatgaaaaatcaaacttgatgaaaatgaaacgataAAAGTAGACAGTTTTAATgacattgttgaaaatttgattcaattcgttcgcgaacgaatggctCATAATCGACAAATccttcgagaacgactgaatcacttggaactCACATCAGATGATTGAGGACAAGCTAAAAGCTAAACGAAACATACTCAATCTGTTGATAAAAGTTATGAATGAATCGTTTGCGAGTGATTCGCTCGAACAAggaaagtcgttcgcgaacgatttgttcgaacaagaaaagtcgttcgcgaatgaatgaatcaatgAAGAATCAAATTTGGTATAAAAGACACGATTAAAAAAAGACAGTTTTAATGACATTATTATCAGCTGgactaaattcgttcgcgaacgatttgctcaaaatcgacgaatcattcgagaacgactgaatcacttggaactCACATCACATCAGAATGATGATAGAAGACAACCCTAAACGAAATATCCCTCATCTGTTGATAAAAGttatgaacgattcgttcgcgaatgattcgctcaaACAagaaaagtcgttcgcgaatcaatgaatcaatgaaaaatcaaacttgatgaaaatgaaacgataAGAGTAGACAGTTTTAATgacattgttgaaaatttgattcaattcgttcgcgaacgaatggctCAGAATCGAcaaatcatttgagaacgactgaatcacttggaactCACATCAGAATGATGATAGAAGACAACCCTAAACGAAATATCCCTCAtctgttgataaaaattatgaacgattcgttcgcgaatgattcgctcaaACAagaaaagtcgttcgcgaatcaatgaatcaatgaaaaatcaaacttgatgaaaatgaaacgataAAAGTAGACAGTTTTAATgacattgttgaaaatttgattcaattcgttcgcgaacgaatggctCATAATCGACAAATccttcgagaacgactgaatcacttggaactCACATCAGATGATTGAGGACAAGCTAAAAGCTAAACGAAACATACTCAATCTGTTAATAAAAGTTATGAATGAATCGTTTGCGAGTGATTCGCTCGAACAAggaaagtcgttcgcgaacgattcgttcgaatAGGAAaagtcattcgcgaatgaatgaatcaatgaagaatcaaatttggtataaatgacacgataaaaaaaaacagttttaatgACATTATTGTAAGCTGGactagattcgttcgcgaacgatttgttcaaaatcgacgaatcattcgagaacgactgaatcacttggaactCACATCAGAATGATGATAGAGAACAACCCTAAACGAAATATCCCTAtctgttgataaaaattatgaatgatttgttcgcgaatgattcgctctgACAAGAAATGTCGTTCGCGAATCAATgtatcaatgaaaaatcaaacttggtaTTGGTAACAATGAAACGATAAAAGTAGACAGTGTTAATgacattattaaaaattggattcaattcgtttgcgaacgaatggCTCAGAATCaacaaatcattcacgaactaCTGAATCACTTGAACCCCACATCGCCTGATAAAGGACAAGCTAAACGAAACATCCGTAATCtgtcaataaaataaaaattatgagagaatcgttcgcgagtAATTCGCCCGAATGAGataagtcgttcgcgaacgattcgctcgaatatgaaaaatcgttcgcgagtGAATAAATCAATGAGAAATCAAAATCGGTATAAATAACACAataaaaatagatatttttaatcacatcgttgaaaattagactcaattagttcgcgaacgatttgctcataatcaacgaatcattcgagaacgattgaATCTCTCCCGAGTGAGTCAATGGAAGAGAGGTAAAATCTCACGCCGAGAACTAAAATGACGATGATTTTCAAGTTGCACCTCGCCTCCTGCCCTCTCTTGCAGTgccttcccccctccccatctCCCACCGTATCCGCATGTACCTTATTTCACGATTCTTAAACAAAAATTGGCGGTGCGACCTATCAAattagattaaaatttcacgctggCACCAAAAATGACGTCTATTCTTTTCTGGAACCTTTACCCGCTGTTTTAACCTTCCTCATAGTTCTGTTAcacgtttgttttttgttttttttttttcgaaaattggtcGCAATGACCCATCATATTGGGGTAGGATTTCACGCTGGGATCCAAAATGATGACTGTTCTCTTGTCCCAACTTATTTCACTTGTTTCCCCCTTCCATCACAGGATTTGGACAATTACTGTTATGTGTCATCAGTTGACAACTGGTTCATTCTGATAATCttacttgaatattttgagaaaaattctactACAAggtgaaaaaactttttaaaaattttacttgacAACTGAAATTAACATAGCAGAATGAGTAGAAAACGTTGATGAATTACTGATAGAAAAAGAAGTAACAAagtatgaaaataataataataatgacaCAAAAACTGACATTAAGATAATAAGATTTTAAGATTATTTTCTTGCCGCATCCATGTCGTCGCTCGATCGAGGCTtcatcaatttcgaaaatagacCCGGAAGATTGGACAATACCGAGGGTTGATTTACTCCATTCACTTCATCGAATAAATGAGGATGTtccaaaatcgtatttttccaCGACTGAGTTGAAGTGATCCTAGCAAAGTGCTTTTTAATATAAAATATGACTTGCTTTCTCAAATGTTCGAGCAGATATAAATCAGCAAACACCAAAACATCAGTTGCGTTTTCTTCAGACAAATCCTTCAACAACATTTCTTCACAAAGTAGTCTCAGACCACTAACATCGTATTTCCCAGCTGCTACAAGTAATTCACGTACCATCCCTGGATGTGGAGTTTTATCGGTGTACAGATACTGTAGAAATGCTTTAAACACTTCGGGTTTCATGTCTGGAATATCTACCTTATTGAGTCGATTTTCTTGCATATCGTGTTTGAACATCGCAGCGAAAACAGGACTACGCGCTGCTAAAATGATCTTGTGAGCGCCGAAATTCTCACCATTCAGAGAGAATGTTACGTCTATCAAGTCTTGATTAAGCAATAAGCGTTCCAAACTCTTTGAAACACAGTTTTCAGACATCATTGGTCCTATATTACACCGCTGCACTGTTTCGATGGTTGTGCTATTTAATGTAGCGCCTTTCAGTTCGCACACAATTGTCAACGCGTCTTCGTGTAATATTTTTTGGCCTGCATGTGGTTTCAGTAAtcttgtttttgaaataaatgctGGGAATCCCCAAGAACTTATACTTCTTTTACCGGGTTTTAATATTTTGCAATACTGACGAACATTTGCTGCCTTTCCTTTatcatccaaaaaataaaatttcgcttTAACTAAAATACCATCAGTAAAGCCTTTATCAAGGCACAAATACACAGCGAAATAATCACTCTCATCAGGCTCatgattttcaagttcaaattccAAGTGCCACTCACATTCAGGATACGAGGGGATTTTAAATATCGTCGATTTCAGAACTTTATTCATTTTGCAATGGAAATGTTCGAAATGTTTGATTGTCCATAAATAAGAGAATCCTCCCCATTTGACATCGACGAGAGAATGTTCATTTTTAATCGACGCTTCAGTTTCTGAATTAAATGCAGATGGTTGAGAAGACGAAGTTGACTGGCCCATCTCTACAAGTATCTAGGTATGGGAGAATAAGTATCTACTTAAGTACGAtacctttcaaaaatgttgctgGATTTAAAGTTTACAATGAAGCTACACACGCTGCAAAACGACGCAATAATGAAAGGTAACCGCAAAACCCCTAAAAAAAAGGAATTCAGATTATATTTTATGAAACA
This region of Planococcus citri chromosome 5, ihPlaCitr1.1, whole genome shotgun sequence genomic DNA includes:
- the LOC135848124 gene encoding speckle-type POZ protein-like; the encoded protein is MGQSTSSSQPSAFNSETEASIKNEHSLVDVKWGGFSYLWTIKHFEHFHCKMNKVLKSTIFKIPSYPECEWHLEFELENHEPDESDYFAVYLCLDKGFTDGILVKAKFYFLDDKGKAANVRQYCKILKPGKRSISSWGFPAFISKTRLLKPHAGQKILHEDALTIVCELKGATLNSTTIETVQRCNIGPMMSENCVSKSLERLLLNQDLIDVTFSLNGENFGAHKIILAARSPVFAAMFKHDMQENRLNKVDIPDMKPEVFKAFLQYLYTDKTPHPGMVRELLVAAGKYDVSGLRLLCEEMLLKDLSEENATDVLVFADLYLLEHLRKQVIFYIKKHFARITSTQSWKNTILEHPHLFDEVNGVNQPSVLSNLPGLFSKLMKPRSSDDMDAARK